Proteins co-encoded in one Dysgonomonadaceae bacterium zrk40 genomic window:
- the tnpB gene encoding IS66 family insertion sequence element accessory protein TnpB: MIFPSSTFKIYLATDPVDFRKGMDGLAAHVMRNFDLDPFCGAFFVFRSKGSDKTKVLMWDGTGLVLIYKRIEGRGFVWPKMQGGTVTLTKAQFEALFEGLDWGRVATAHYTHPKIA, encoded by the coding sequence ATGATCTTTCCGTCGAGCACCTTCAAGATCTATCTCGCCACCGATCCCGTCGACTTCCGCAAGGGGATGGATGGCCTCGCCGCCCATGTGATGCGCAACTTTGATCTCGATCCATTTTGCGGCGCCTTCTTCGTCTTCCGCTCCAAGGGGAGCGACAAGACCAAGGTGCTGATGTGGGACGGAACGGGCCTCGTGCTGATCTACAAGCGTATCGAGGGCCGCGGTTTCGTCTGGCCGAAAATGCAGGGCGGCACGGTCACACTGACCAAGGCGCAGTTCGAGGCTCTATTTGAAGGCCTCGATTGGGGCCGGGTCGCAACCGCCCATTATACCCATCCGAAGATCGCGTGA
- a CDS encoding transposase, with protein MASVDIWGFKVGLSTDGRKIWPKSIKREAVRRVRDDGCPVKLIAAELGTRDFLVRKWVKLAEARATHDGREKPKPFAEVKLAHEPPRLAEPSRESGSSGRLLVGGVCLEFPLSIAEADLAKLIRVAGQFS; from the coding sequence ATGGCGTCAGTGGACATCTGGGGCTTCAAGGTCGGGCTTTCGACCGATGGCAGGAAGATCTGGCCGAAGTCGATAAAGCGTGAAGCGGTCCGTCGGGTTCGGGACGATGGCTGCCCGGTCAAATTGATCGCCGCTGAACTCGGCACACGAGATTTCCTGGTCCGCAAATGGGTCAAGCTGGCGGAAGCGCGGGCTACCCATGACGGGCGTGAAAAGCCCAAGCCTTTTGCCGAAGTCAAACTGGCTCACGAACCACCCCGCTTGGCTGAACCCAGTAGGGAGAGCGGCTCAAGTGGACGGCTGCTTGTCGGCGGAGTCTGCCTGGAATTCCCTCTGAGTATCGCTGAAGCCGATCTGGCGAAACTGATCCGCGTCGCGGGGCAGTTCTCATGA